The proteins below are encoded in one region of Apium graveolens cultivar Ventura chromosome 4, ASM990537v1, whole genome shotgun sequence:
- the LOC141716633 gene encoding F-box/FBD/LRR-repeat protein At1g13570-like, with product MAESNRRKGRRVKEDIIRELPQEDIISELPQHLRETILGLLPLRDAVRTSVLSRKWRHCWTTIPHLIFEHEFVDRIMDKLVRYDDPEMKACKLVSVINKILKLHNGPIHKFSFSFCEQDLDTQIIHDYIDQWIPLFSRKGIKQLALEDLELGESSAHNFFSLDLTQLKLINFWLPCAPTSGVFPHLTNLELIQVEHLAASGQQIFDFPVLEKLTLILCDGLLPTNFCAPKLRCLQQLRYDITSEYSLAGFGNLTEYSFGLLEESRTWTEISNVNKVLGSLPKIEKFYIAIKFMQFLAAGGSPKTLSKPLPFLKILNISNICFNKLSEVSCLLCLIRSAPNLCKLSISAEHTIEDDLEKYQIEDSEACTMDNLEIVTLSDFKGLTAELELVKFLLASSPLLKTMFIHFSRALRFAASKRLRELLQYPKASSRVQIKQHLVSDDMDDFGAYCLYYC from the exons ATGGCAGAATCTAATAGAAGAAAGGGACGTCGTGTGAAGGAAGATATAATCAGGGAACTGCCTCAGGAAGATATAATCAGTGAGCTGCCTCAGCACTTACGAGAAACTATTTTAGGTTTGCTGCCACTGCGAGATGCTGTGAGAACTAGTGTTTTGTCAAGAAAATGGAGGCATTGCTGGACTACGATTCCACATTTAATCTTTGAACATGAATTTGTTGATAGAATTATGGATAAATTAGTTCGGTATGATGATCCAGAAATGAAGGCGTGCAAACTTGTTAGCGTGATAAATAAAATTCTCAAACTCCACAATGGTCCAATACACAAATTCTCCTTTAGTTTTTGTGAACAAGATTTGGATACTCAAATAATTCATGATTATATTGATCAATGGATTCCACTATTCTCCAGAAAGGGTATCAAGCAACTTGCTCTTGAGGACCTTGAGCTTGGAGAATCTTCAGcacataattttttttctttagATCTGACTCAATTGAAGCTTATAAATTTTTGGCTTCCGTGTGCACCTACATCTGGAGTATTTCCTCATCTGACAAATCTTGAGCTAATTCAGGTAGAGCATCTTGCTGCTTCTGGACAACAAATCTTCGATTTCCCTGTGCTTGAGAAATTGACCTTGATACTTTGTGACGGACTACTCCCTACCAACTTCTGTGCTCCTAAACTCAGATGCCTACAACAATTGCGTTATGATATAACTTCAGAATATTCTTTAGCTGGGTTTGGAAACCTTACAGAATATTCTTTCGGTTTGTTAGAAGAGTCGAGGACATGGACAGAAATATCCAATGTCAATAAGGTTCTCGGCAGCTTACCAAAAATTGAGAAGTTTTATATAGCAATAAAATTTATGCAG TTTTTGGCTGCAGGAGGCTCTCCAAAAACTCTTTCTAAACCACTGCCCTTTCTAAAGATTCTCAATATCTCCAACATTTGTTTTAATAAATTGTCCGAGGTTTCTTGTTTGCTTTGTTTGATTCGAAGTGCTCCCAACTTATGCAAACTAAGTATCTCG GCTGAGCATACCATTGAAGATGATCTCGAGAAGTATCAGATAGAAGATTCCGAAGCCTGTACTATGGATAATCTTGAAATTGTCACCCTCAGTGACTTCAAAGGTCTCACAGCTGAGTTGGAGCTAGTCAAGTTTCTTCTTGCCAGCTCCCCTTTGCTGAAAACAATGTTCATCCACTTCAGCAGAGCCTTGAGATTTGCAGCGTCAAAGAGGTTAAGAGAGTTGTTACAATATCCTAAAGCTTCTTCAAGAGTGCAAATTAAACAACATCTGGTTTCCGATGATATGGATGATTTTGGTGCTTACTGTTTATATTACTGTTAA
- the LOC141717656 gene encoding F-box/FBD/LRR-repeat protein At1g13570-like isoform X2: MAKSNRRKIRRVNKDIISEVPHEDLISELPQHIRETIVSFLPIRDAVRTSVLSRKWSFCEEDCDSQVIHDYIDQWIPLFSRNGIKQLALEDLQLGETSTHNFSSLDLTHLKLMKLWFPCAPTFGVFPYLTNLELICVEPIDLVASEQRFFNCPVLEKLTLILCDGILLTNFCAPKLKCLRQLCDDITSEYSLAGFEDLTEYSFGLLDGWRTLTKTTNVFGSLPKIEKLYIALKFIRYLAAGRFLETLSKPLPSLKTLNISDIRFDKLSEVSCLLCLIRSAPNLCKLNIVAVCLVEGDLKKYQIKDSGDCTLDHLEIVTFGNFRGLRAELELVKFLLARSPLLKKMLIHYSVFIEKDVAVTVSKEMLQYPTASSSLQIRHLNRSVDIDDFGDFFSYYC, encoded by the exons ATGGCAAAATCTAATAGAAGAAAGATACGTCGTGTTAACAAAGATATAATCAGTGAGGTGCCCCATGAAGATTTAATAAGTGAGCTGCCTCAGCACATACGGGAAACTATTGTATCTTTTCTGCCAATACGAGATGCAGTGAGAACCAGTGTCTTGTCAAGAAAATGGAG CTTTTGTGAAGAAGATTGTGATTCTCAAGTAATTCATGATTATATTGATCAATGGATTCCGCTATTCTCCAGAAATGGTATCAAGCAACTTGCTCTTGAGGACCTTCAGCTTGGAGAAACTTCAACACATAATTTCTCTTCCTTAGACCTGACTCATCTGAAGCTTATGAAACTATGGTTTCCCTGTGCACCTACATTTGGAGTTTTTCCTTATCTGACGAATCTTGAGCTAATTTGTGTCGAGCCAATCGATCTTGTTGCTTCCGAACAAAGGTTCTTTAATTGCCCTGTGCTTGAGAAGTTGACCTTGATACTTTGCGATGGTATACTCCTGACTAACTTCTGTGCTCCTAAACTCAAATGCCTACGTCAACTATGTGATGATATAACTTCAGAATATTCTTTAGCTGGGTTCGAGGACCTTACAGAATATTCTTTTGGTTTGTTGGACGGGTGGAGGACACTAACAAAGACTACCAATGTTTTCGGTAGCTTACCAAAAATTGAGAAGTTGTATATTGCATTAAAATTTATTCGG TATTTGGCTGCAGGACGTTTTCTGGAAACTCTTTCTAAACCGTTGCCTTCCCTAAAGACTCTAAATATCTCTGACATACGTTTTGATAAGTTGTCTGAGGTTTCTTGTTTGCTGTGCTTAATTCGGAGTGCTCCCAACTTGTGCAAACTAAATATTGTG GCTGTGTGTTTAGTTGAAGGTGATCTCAAGAAATATCAGATAAAAGATTCTGGAGACTGTACCCTGGATCATCTTGAAATTGTCACCTTTGGTAACTTTAGAGGTCTTAGAGCCGAGTTAGAGCTAGTCAAGTTTCTGCTTGCCCGCTCTCCTTTGCTGAAAAAAATGCTCATTCACTACAGTGTATTCATTGAAAAGGATGTAGCAGTAACGGTGTCAAAGGAGATGTTGCAATATCCTACAGCTTCTTCTAGCTTGCAAATTAGACACTTGAATCGCTCCGTTGATATTGATGATTTTGGTGACTTCTTTTCATATTATTGTTAA
- the LOC141717656 gene encoding F-box/FBD/LRR-repeat protein At1g13570-like isoform X1 yields MAKSNRRKIRRVNKDIISEVPHEDLISELPQHIRETIVSFLPIRDAVRTSVLSRKWRYCWTMIPHLIFEDEFVNRIMDKLIQYDDPEMKAHKLVSVINKILLLHNGPILKFSFSFCEEDCDSQVIHDYIDQWIPLFSRNGIKQLALEDLQLGETSTHNFSSLDLTHLKLMKLWFPCAPTFGVFPYLTNLELICVEPIDLVASEQRFFNCPVLEKLTLILCDGILLTNFCAPKLKCLRQLCDDITSEYSLAGFEDLTEYSFGLLDGWRTLTKTTNVFGSLPKIEKLYIALKFIRYLAAGRFLETLSKPLPSLKTLNISDIRFDKLSEVSCLLCLIRSAPNLCKLNIVAVCLVEGDLKKYQIKDSGDCTLDHLEIVTFGNFRGLRAELELVKFLLARSPLLKKMLIHYSVFIEKDVAVTVSKEMLQYPTASSSLQIRHLNRSVDIDDFGDFFSYYC; encoded by the exons ATGGCAAAATCTAATAGAAGAAAGATACGTCGTGTTAACAAAGATATAATCAGTGAGGTGCCCCATGAAGATTTAATAAGTGAGCTGCCTCAGCACATACGGGAAACTATTGTATCTTTTCTGCCAATACGAGATGCAGTGAGAACCAGTGTCTTGTCAAGAAAATGGAGGTATTGCTGGACTATGATTCCACATTTAATCTTTGAAGATGAATTCGTTAATAGAATTATGGATAAATTAATTCAGTATGATGATCCAGAAATGAAGGCGCATAAACTTGTTAGTGTGATAAATAAAATTCTCCTCTTACACAATGGTCCAATTCTTAAATTCTCCTTCAGCTTTTGTGAAGAAGATTGTGATTCTCAAGTAATTCATGATTATATTGATCAATGGATTCCGCTATTCTCCAGAAATGGTATCAAGCAACTTGCTCTTGAGGACCTTCAGCTTGGAGAAACTTCAACACATAATTTCTCTTCCTTAGACCTGACTCATCTGAAGCTTATGAAACTATGGTTTCCCTGTGCACCTACATTTGGAGTTTTTCCTTATCTGACGAATCTTGAGCTAATTTGTGTCGAGCCAATCGATCTTGTTGCTTCCGAACAAAGGTTCTTTAATTGCCCTGTGCTTGAGAAGTTGACCTTGATACTTTGCGATGGTATACTCCTGACTAACTTCTGTGCTCCTAAACTCAAATGCCTACGTCAACTATGTGATGATATAACTTCAGAATATTCTTTAGCTGGGTTCGAGGACCTTACAGAATATTCTTTTGGTTTGTTGGACGGGTGGAGGACACTAACAAAGACTACCAATGTTTTCGGTAGCTTACCAAAAATTGAGAAGTTGTATATTGCATTAAAATTTATTCGG TATTTGGCTGCAGGACGTTTTCTGGAAACTCTTTCTAAACCGTTGCCTTCCCTAAAGACTCTAAATATCTCTGACATACGTTTTGATAAGTTGTCTGAGGTTTCTTGTTTGCTGTGCTTAATTCGGAGTGCTCCCAACTTGTGCAAACTAAATATTGTG GCTGTGTGTTTAGTTGAAGGTGATCTCAAGAAATATCAGATAAAAGATTCTGGAGACTGTACCCTGGATCATCTTGAAATTGTCACCTTTGGTAACTTTAGAGGTCTTAGAGCCGAGTTAGAGCTAGTCAAGTTTCTGCTTGCCCGCTCTCCTTTGCTGAAAAAAATGCTCATTCACTACAGTGTATTCATTGAAAAGGATGTAGCAGTAACGGTGTCAAAGGAGATGTTGCAATATCCTACAGCTTCTTCTAGCTTGCAAATTAGACACTTGAATCGCTCCGTTGATATTGATGATTTTGGTGACTTCTTTTCATATTATTGTTAA
- the LOC141717656 gene encoding F-box/FBD/LRR-repeat protein At1g13570-like isoform X3: MAKSNRRKIRRVNKDIISEVPHEDLISELPQHIRETIVSFLPIRDAVRTSVLSRKWRNGIKQLALEDLQLGETSTHNFSSLDLTHLKLMKLWFPCAPTFGVFPYLTNLELICVEPIDLVASEQRFFNCPVLEKLTLILCDGILLTNFCAPKLKCLRQLCDDITSEYSLAGFEDLTEYSFGLLDGWRTLTKTTNVFGSLPKIEKLYIALKFIRYLAAGRFLETLSKPLPSLKTLNISDIRFDKLSEVSCLLCLIRSAPNLCKLNIVAVCLVEGDLKKYQIKDSGDCTLDHLEIVTFGNFRGLRAELELVKFLLARSPLLKKMLIHYSVFIEKDVAVTVSKEMLQYPTASSSLQIRHLNRSVDIDDFGDFFSYYC, encoded by the exons ATGGCAAAATCTAATAGAAGAAAGATACGTCGTGTTAACAAAGATATAATCAGTGAGGTGCCCCATGAAGATTTAATAAGTGAGCTGCCTCAGCACATACGGGAAACTATTGTATCTTTTCTGCCAATACGAGATGCAGTGAGAACCAGTGTCTTGTCAAGAAAATGGAG AAATGGTATCAAGCAACTTGCTCTTGAGGACCTTCAGCTTGGAGAAACTTCAACACATAATTTCTCTTCCTTAGACCTGACTCATCTGAAGCTTATGAAACTATGGTTTCCCTGTGCACCTACATTTGGAGTTTTTCCTTATCTGACGAATCTTGAGCTAATTTGTGTCGAGCCAATCGATCTTGTTGCTTCCGAACAAAGGTTCTTTAATTGCCCTGTGCTTGAGAAGTTGACCTTGATACTTTGCGATGGTATACTCCTGACTAACTTCTGTGCTCCTAAACTCAAATGCCTACGTCAACTATGTGATGATATAACTTCAGAATATTCTTTAGCTGGGTTCGAGGACCTTACAGAATATTCTTTTGGTTTGTTGGACGGGTGGAGGACACTAACAAAGACTACCAATGTTTTCGGTAGCTTACCAAAAATTGAGAAGTTGTATATTGCATTAAAATTTATTCGG TATTTGGCTGCAGGACGTTTTCTGGAAACTCTTTCTAAACCGTTGCCTTCCCTAAAGACTCTAAATATCTCTGACATACGTTTTGATAAGTTGTCTGAGGTTTCTTGTTTGCTGTGCTTAATTCGGAGTGCTCCCAACTTGTGCAAACTAAATATTGTG GCTGTGTGTTTAGTTGAAGGTGATCTCAAGAAATATCAGATAAAAGATTCTGGAGACTGTACCCTGGATCATCTTGAAATTGTCACCTTTGGTAACTTTAGAGGTCTTAGAGCCGAGTTAGAGCTAGTCAAGTTTCTGCTTGCCCGCTCTCCTTTGCTGAAAAAAATGCTCATTCACTACAGTGTATTCATTGAAAAGGATGTAGCAGTAACGGTGTCAAAGGAGATGTTGCAATATCCTACAGCTTCTTCTAGCTTGCAAATTAGACACTTGAATCGCTCCGTTGATATTGATGATTTTGGTGACTTCTTTTCATATTATTGTTAA